A portion of the Oxynema aestuarii AP17 genome contains these proteins:
- the aroF gene encoding 3-deoxy-7-phosphoheptulonate synthase, protein MLNAKLATQTHNPSVIRIGESVTVGGEDLLVIGGPCTVESLAQMEQVARHLSPSPVQMLRGGAFKPRTSPYSFQGLGDAGLTILSEVSQRYNMPVVTEVMAVSQIEAIADRADMLQVGSRNMQNFDLLKALGEVNKPVLLKRGLAATLEEFVFAAEYILSSGNPNVVLCERGIRSFDPYTRNVLDLGAVVALKQITHLPVIVDPSHASGKRELVAGLARGAIAAGADGLIVECHPEPEKSVSDARQALSLEAMVALAESLRPIAAAVGRRLPEAIPAEVAIAA, encoded by the coding sequence ATGTTAAACGCCAAACTCGCCACTCAAACCCACAATCCCTCGGTCATCCGCATCGGTGAAAGCGTCACCGTCGGCGGTGAAGACCTGCTCGTTATCGGCGGGCCTTGTACCGTCGAAAGTCTGGCGCAAATGGAGCAGGTCGCCCGCCATCTGTCCCCGAGTCCGGTGCAAATGTTGCGCGGTGGCGCCTTCAAACCCCGCACCTCCCCGTATTCCTTCCAAGGATTGGGAGATGCGGGGTTAACGATTTTGTCCGAGGTCAGCCAACGCTACAACATGCCTGTAGTGACCGAAGTGATGGCAGTGAGCCAAATTGAGGCGATCGCCGATCGCGCCGACATGCTGCAAGTCGGTAGCCGCAACATGCAAAACTTCGACCTCCTCAAGGCCCTCGGCGAAGTCAACAAACCCGTTTTACTCAAACGCGGACTCGCCGCCACCCTGGAAGAATTCGTCTTCGCCGCCGAATATATCCTCAGTTCCGGAAATCCGAACGTGGTCCTGTGCGAACGGGGGATCCGCAGTTTCGACCCCTACACCCGCAACGTCCTCGACCTCGGCGCCGTGGTCGCCCTCAAACAAATCACCCATCTCCCGGTCATCGTCGATCCGTCTCACGCCAGTGGGAAACGGGAACTGGTGGCGGGTTTGGCGCGAGGGGCGATCGCCGCCGGGGCCGACGGTTTGATCGTCGAATGTCACCCGGAACCGGAAAAATCCGTGTCCGATGCGAGACAAGCTCTTTCCCTAGAAGCAATGGTCGCCCTGGCGGAAAGCCTACGCCCGATCGCCGCCGCCGTCGGTCGCCGCCTCCCGGAAGCGATTCCCGCCGAGGTGGCGATCGCCGCCTAA
- a CDS encoding AAA-like domain-containing protein, whose translation MSLSSYQVGGSLSLSNPTYIERKADRELYEALKQGDFCYVLNSRQMGKSSLLVRTRHRLQAEGFQCTTLDMTRIGSENIEPLQWYKGIVTELWQGFGLFGKFNVKNWWRDENEISLLQRLSKFIEEILLEKLPDRHLVILIDEIDSILTLPFSIDDFFALIRFCYNQRAIQPEYKRITFAIFGVATPSDLIRDRHRTPFNIGRAIELRGFDLSEVDPLIQGFEGRVKNPRELIQEILKWTGGQPFLTQKLCKLLLQLLADRPRNLNSQSGQMKMFPGTESFWVEDAVRSRIIDNWQGQDEPEHLRTIRDRLLRNPKRAGRLLGIYQQILQGGEVVSDDSSEQIELFLSGLIEKKDNLLVIRNRIYREVFCLEWVARKLQDLRPYSQALDAWVESGQTDESRLLRGQALFDAQTWAQGKSLSDIDYQFLAKSQDLDRREMQQVLDLERGKAIAKEAKLQRRFLRVVTAALLVSIGLGLSTFWQYRTAIARQKQASISEIQALISSSQGLFASEQRLDALVQALKADFRKKQLHWEDPKVQRQIDSVLRQAVYGAIEYNRLNHTSPVMDASISPDGQSITSVNREGRLKLWRIDGVLSKIIDKTLTTKTAVVFSPDGQKIAVGNSEGSIQLWSANGVKLREFTGHEATIESLRFSPDGKYLLSASRDRTAKLWTVRGELVRSFNGHDNEVLIAVFHPDGQSIATGSLDSTVKLWKRDGTLVKTFAQINGPVSGIAFSPDGKAIAIGTWNDKIFVYEENATQATELLGHTNSILTVTFSPDGETIASGGDDNTVRLWSREGVLIDTFEGHTAPVVKVEFTPDGQQLLSGSQDGTIRFWRFTHPLLTVLNKHSKLLLGVGFNVATGEIVTGSLDNYLYFWNREGKLLRKTNDPPGGWMRLHPKTGDIMNVNFIESKINLRKADGTPISTLVGHEDYIWGIVFSPNDDRLGSFENLNRRIILWKRDGSIVKKWIAHDDVIGGIDLSSDRRLASGDWGGVVKIWNRDGELLQSFQAHSDRIIRVTFSPNGETLATASADGTVKLWDVRGKVEPSRHLLNTLKGHVSWVYDVQFSPDGQRIATAGRDRTVKVWNRSGELLVSLSRHRKLVWFVNFSPDGKFVISGSRDRQAIVWNVDEAIDRDRVRSAGCDWIGDYLKTNRDIEESDRGLCDR comes from the coding sequence ATGAGCTTATCTTCCTATCAAGTTGGCGGCAGCCTCAGCCTCAGCAATCCGACGTACATCGAACGGAAAGCAGACCGCGAACTCTACGAAGCCTTAAAACAGGGTGACTTTTGTTATGTCCTCAATAGCCGCCAGATGGGGAAATCCTCCCTGTTAGTGCGGACGCGCCACCGCCTGCAAGCGGAAGGATTCCAATGCACGACCTTGGACATGACCCGCATCGGTAGCGAAAATATCGAACCGTTGCAATGGTACAAAGGCATTGTCACCGAACTGTGGCAGGGATTCGGACTGTTCGGTAAGTTTAACGTAAAAAATTGGTGGCGCGATGAAAATGAAATTTCTTTATTGCAACGGTTAAGTAAGTTTATCGAAGAAATTTTACTCGAAAAATTACCCGATCGCCATTTAGTTATTTTGATCGATGAAATCGACAGTATTCTGACGCTTCCCTTTTCCATCGATGACTTTTTTGCACTCATTCGCTTTTGCTATAACCAACGAGCGATCCAACCGGAATATAAGCGAATTACCTTTGCAATTTTTGGCGTCGCCACCCCGTCGGATTTAATTCGCGATCGCCACCGGACGCCCTTTAATATCGGACGGGCGATCGAATTGCGCGGCTTCGACTTATCGGAAGTCGATCCCCTCATCCAGGGCTTTGAAGGTCGGGTTAAGAATCCGAGAGAGTTAATTCAAGAAATCTTAAAATGGACTGGGGGACAACCGTTTTTAACCCAAAAATTGTGTAAATTACTGCTCCAACTGCTCGCCGATCGCCCCAGGAATTTGAACTCGCAAAGCGGGCAGATGAAAATGTTTCCGGGAACCGAATCTTTTTGGGTCGAAGATGCCGTGCGATCGCGCATTATCGACAACTGGCAAGGTCAAGACGAACCCGAACATTTACGCACCATTCGCGATCGCCTCTTGCGAAATCCCAAACGCGCCGGACGCTTACTCGGAATTTATCAGCAAATCTTACAAGGGGGCGAGGTTGTCAGCGATGACAGTTCGGAGCAAATCGAACTATTTCTGAGTGGATTAATTGAAAAAAAAGATAACTTACTCGTTATCAGAAATCGTATTTATCGAGAAGTCTTTTGTCTCGAATGGGTCGCACGCAAATTGCAAGATCTGCGCCCCTATTCTCAAGCTCTCGATGCGTGGGTCGAGTCCGGTCAAACCGACGAATCGCGACTGTTACGCGGACAAGCATTATTTGACGCCCAAACTTGGGCTCAAGGCAAAAGTTTGAGCGATATCGACTATCAGTTTTTAGCCAAAAGTCAGGACCTCGATCGCCGCGAAATGCAGCAAGTTTTGGACTTGGAACGGGGTAAGGCGATCGCCAAAGAAGCCAAATTACAACGGCGATTTCTCCGGGTAGTTACTGCGGCGCTCCTCGTTTCTATCGGGTTGGGACTCTCTACCTTCTGGCAATATCGAACGGCGATCGCCCGTCAAAAACAAGCTAGTATTAGTGAAATTCAAGCGTTAATTTCTTCCTCTCAAGGTTTATTTGCTTCCGAGCAAAGATTAGACGCCTTAGTTCAAGCACTTAAAGCCGATTTCAGGAAAAAACAACTCCACTGGGAAGATCCCAAAGTCCAGCGCCAAATTGATTCTGTTTTGCGACAAGCCGTATATGGCGCGATCGAATACAATCGGTTGAATCACACCAGTCCGGTGATGGACGCGAGCATTTCTCCCGACGGTCAATCGATTACTTCGGTCAATCGGGAAGGTCGCCTCAAACTGTGGAGAATTGACGGGGTTTTATCTAAAATTATCGATAAAACTTTAACCACAAAAACGGCAGTTGTTTTCAGTCCCGACGGTCAAAAAATCGCCGTTGGAAACAGCGAAGGATCGATCCAACTCTGGAGTGCTAACGGAGTGAAATTACGAGAGTTTACCGGACATGAAGCGACGATCGAATCCCTGCGTTTTAGTCCAGATGGCAAATATTTACTATCTGCAAGTCGCGATCGCACGGCGAAACTGTGGACGGTCCGAGGGGAATTAGTTCGCAGTTTTAACGGTCATGACAATGAAGTGTTAATCGCCGTTTTTCATCCCGACGGGCAATCGATCGCTACCGGAAGTCTCGACAGTACGGTGAAACTGTGGAAACGAGATGGAACCTTAGTCAAAACATTTGCACAAATCAACGGTCCGGTGAGTGGAATTGCCTTCAGTCCCGACGGGAAGGCGATCGCGATCGGTACCTGGAACGATAAGATTTTTGTCTATGAAGAAAACGCCACCCAAGCGACTGAATTACTCGGACATACCAATTCAATTCTAACGGTCACCTTCAGTCCCGACGGCGAAACGATCGCCTCCGGTGGAGATGACAACACCGTGCGTTTGTGGAGTCGCGAAGGGGTGTTAATCGATACCTTTGAAGGACATACTGCCCCCGTGGTCAAGGTCGAGTTTACCCCCGACGGCCAACAATTACTCTCCGGCAGTCAAGATGGAACGATCCGATTTTGGCGCTTCACTCACCCGTTACTTACCGTCTTGAATAAGCATTCTAAGCTTCTCCTCGGAGTCGGTTTCAATGTCGCGACGGGAGAGATCGTGACCGGGAGTCTGGATAACTATCTGTACTTTTGGAATCGGGAAGGGAAGTTATTACGAAAAACCAACGATCCACCTGGGGGATGGATGAGACTCCATCCTAAAACTGGGGATATTATGAATGTCAATTTTATCGAAAGCAAGATTAACTTGAGAAAAGCGGACGGTACCCCGATCTCTACCTTGGTCGGACACGAAGATTATATTTGGGGGATTGTTTTCTCTCCCAATGACGATCGCCTCGGTTCTTTTGAAAATCTCAACCGTCGTATTATTTTGTGGAAGCGTGACGGTAGTATAGTTAAAAAGTGGATTGCCCATGACGATGTGATTGGCGGGATCGATTTGAGTTCCGACCGTCGTCTCGCCTCTGGCGACTGGGGAGGCGTGGTCAAAATTTGGAATCGGGATGGGGAGTTATTGCAAAGTTTCCAGGCCCATTCCGATCGGATTATCCGGGTGACGTTTAGTCCGAATGGGGAAACTCTAGCCACGGCGTCCGCCGACGGAACGGTTAAATTATGGGACGTTCGGGGGAAAGTCGAACCCTCCCGACATTTATTGAACACTTTAAAAGGTCACGTGTCTTGGGTGTACGACGTTCAGTTTAGTCCGGACGGTCAAAGGATCGCTACGGCGGGACGCGATCGCACGGTCAAAGTGTGGAATCGATCGGGAGAATTATTGGTTAGCCTCAGTCGCCATAGGAAATTGGTCTGGTTTGTGAACTTCAGTCCCGATGGGAAATTCGTGATTTCCGGAAGTCGCGATCGCCAGGCGATTGTTTGGAATGTGGACGAGGCGATCGATCGCGATCGCGTCCGATCTGCGGGTTGCGACTGGATCGGCGATTATTTAAAAACTAATCGGGACATCGAGGAAAGCGATCGGGGTTTGTGCGATCGGTGA